In Armatimonadia bacterium, a genomic segment contains:
- the cobO gene encoding cob(I)yrinic acid a,c-diamide adenosyltransferase — protein MSASETAKPHGLVIVYTGDGKGKTTAALGLALRALGHGQRVLVLQFLKASEETGEHRMADRLGPGFTMKTLGCGFVIGEWTPEDIAAARGAWQEACTALQSPWWNLVILDEVTYCMKAGVLPVGDVLAALSKRPAGMHVVLTGRDAPPELIEAADLVTHMEAIKHPHDDGLPAQPGIEL, from the coding sequence ATGAGTGCTTCCGAGACCGCCAAACCGCACGGTTTGGTGATCGTGTATACCGGCGACGGGAAGGGCAAGACGACGGCGGCGTTAGGGCTTGCCCTGCGTGCCCTGGGACACGGGCAGCGTGTCCTGGTGCTACAGTTCCTCAAGGCCAGCGAGGAGACCGGCGAACACCGGATGGCCGACCGGCTGGGACCTGGCTTCACCATGAAGACCCTCGGTTGCGGCTTCGTGATCGGCGAGTGGACGCCGGAGGACATCGCAGCCGCCCGGGGGGCCTGGCAGGAGGCCTGCACGGCTCTGCAGTCGCCCTGGTGGAACCTGGTGATCCTGGATGAGGTCACATACTGCATGAAGGCGGGTGTGCTCCCCGTCGGCGATGTCCTGGCAGCGCTTTCGAAACGACCGGCTGGAATGCACGTGGTCCTGACGGGCCGCGATGCGCCGCCGGAGTTGATCGAAGCCGCCGACCTGGTCACACACATGGAGGCTATCAAGCATCCCCACGACGACGGCCTTCCCGCTCAGCCGGGCATTGAGCTCTGA